A single Drosophila ananassae strain 14024-0371.13 chromosome 3L, ASM1763931v2, whole genome shotgun sequence DNA region contains:
- the LOC6496324 gene encoding ubiquitin carboxyl-terminal hydrolase 33 isoform X3, which produces MSLSPNPLQNSPHVEHNDKGHKMANGHTMSQEPSRRSSRCHDQLFSGSLNSLARKDDGSSSGSDGCGDDTIGSGTGLVGLQNIANTCYMNSALQALSNLPPMTHFFINCSELVEYIADQSARRCKPAGLAKSYRRLMQDIWQDIEDRKDFIAPRGILYGIRSVHPMFRGYQQHDTQEFLRCFMDQLHEELTEQVSLLPQPHSQAQKPNETDEDNEEEAAGASHTPASESEYDTCESSMSDRSAEVLLKTEYFVTPCRTQSSSSALPDAHQVHLPQVQTQQQQQNTSASSDQKPVESARSIISDVFDGKLLSSVQCLTCDRVSTREETFQDLSLPIPNRDFLNVLHQTHSLSVQSLNAAETSARSNEGWLAWMWNVLRSWIYGPSVTLYDCMASFFSADELKGDNMYSCERCNKLRTGIKYSRVLTLPEVLCIHLKRFRHDLSYSSKISSDVYFPLEGFDMRPYIHKDCKSQVPLYNLSSVICHHGTVGGGHYTCYARNVLNGRWYEFDDQFVTEVSPETVATCQAYVLFYQKHNPQMKIVREQAMSLSTSHPLCESDIQFYVTREWLSRLATFAEPGPINNQDMLCPHGGILHSKAAMISQIAVPISQPLWDYLYRNFGGGPAVNIIFECEICKRAAETLARRQQYELNEFTKYNGLQNEFDSTAIYAIAMPWLRSWQQFSRGKTHKEPGPITNEGIAAPSENSALNGNATVSCVRLGSDYAQLNARLWRFLHSIYGGGPEIMLRQAISDDDDAEEIEIIDQDDECDDDEDDHEDEEENEEEDISATAYQHNHSDTESNFGCRSTPSPSLSRSPSPTAKREPMEAESELRPVSPNSKRGRSKMKVTALRLNMRKRGKRNRNAFKQHAEMFGAKGNYNANTNADMPATDHTDREKEKGKRQFPGERCPRKQGARQGQAAWQQFP; this is translated from the exons ATGAGTTTGAGTCCCAACCCACTGCAAAATAGTCCCCATGTAGAGCACAACGATAAAGGCCACAAG ATGGCCAACGGTCACACGATGTCGCAGGAGCCCAGTCGCAGGAGCAGCCGATGCCACGATCAACTCTTTAGCGGATCACTCAACTCGCTGGCCAGAAAGGATGAcggcagcagcagtggcagcgATGGATGTGGAGATGATACCATTGGCTCTGGCACAGGACTTGTCGGTCTGCAGAATATTGCCAATACTTGTTATATGAACTCGGCGCTACAGGCTCTGAGCAATCTGCCTCCCATGACGCATTTCTTTATCAACTGCAGTGAGCTGGTGGAGTACATAGCGGACCAGAGCGCCCGACGCTGTAAGCCCGCCGGACTGGCCAAGAGCTATCGCCGCCTAATGCAGGACATCTGGCAggatatagaagatcgtaaaG ATTTCATTGCTCCTCGTGGCATTCTGTACGGCATCAGGTCAGTCCATCCAATGTTTAGGGGCTATCAGCAACACGATACGCAGGAATTCCTGCGCTGCTTCATGGACCAACTACATGAGGAGCTTACCGAGCAGGTCTCTCTGTTACCACAGCCTCATAGCCAGGCACAGAAACCAAATGAAACGGATGAAGATAATGAGGAGGAGGCGGCTGGTGCCTCGCATACTCCTGCGTCCGAGAGCGAATACGACACGTGCGAGAGCAGCATGTCAGACCGATCCGCAGAGGTGCTTCTTAAGACCGAGTACTTTGTGACACCCTGTCGAACACAAAGCTCCAGTAGCGCCTTGCCAGATGCGCACCAGGTGCACCTGCCACAGGTACaaacacagcagcagcagcaaaacaCATCTGCGTCATCAGACCAGAAGCCTGTGGAATCTGCTCGCTCTATAATTAGCGATGTTTTCGATGGAAAACTTCTGTCCTCGGTACAGTGCTTGACCTGCGATCGTGTCTCAACGCGGGAGGAAACATTCCAGGATCTGTCCCTACCCATTCCCAACCGCGACTTTCTCAACGTTTTGCACCAGACGCACAGCCTGAGTGTCCAGAGCCTGAACGCCGCCGAAACGTCAGCCAGAAGCAATGAGGGGTGGCTAGCGTGGATGTGGAACGTACTGCGTTCCTGGATCTATGGACCTTCGGTAACGCTTTACGATTGTATGGCCAGCTTCTTTAGTGCGGATGAATTGAAGGGCGATAATATGTATAG cTGCGAACGTTGCAACAAGCTGCGCACCGGCATCAAATATTCCCGGGTTCTCACATTACCCGAGGTTTTGTGCATCCACCTTAAACGCTTTCGCCACGACCTCTCCTACAGTTCCAAGATTTCGTCCGATGTCTACTTTCCATTGGAGGGCTTCGATATGCGTCCGTATATCCACAAAGATTGCAAAAGCCAGGTGCCCCTCTACAACCTATCCTCGGTGATCTGCCACCATGGCACCGTGGGTGGTGGCCATTACACTTGCTATGCTCGCAATGTGCTGAATGGTCGATGGTACGAGTTCGACGACCAGTTTGTGACGGAAGTATCCCCCGAAACGGTTGCCACGTGCCAGGCATATGTACTTTTCTACCAGAAGCACAATCCCCAGATGAAGATCGTGCGAGAGCAGGCAATGAGCTTGTCCACTTCGCATCCGCTCTGCGAGTCAGACATCCAGTTTTATGTTACGCGGGAGTGGCTTTCCCGACTTGCGACATTCGCTGAACCGGGTCCGATTAATAACCAGGACATGCTCTGTCCACATGGCGGCATTCTGCATTCCAAGGCGGCCATGATTAGCCAAATTGCGGTGCCGATTTCCCAACCGCTGTGGGACTACCTGTACCGCAATTTCGGCGGTGGACCGGCGGTGAATATCATTTTCGAGTGCGAGATCTGCAAGCGAGCGGCGGAAACGCTTGCCCGACGCCAGCAGTACGAGCTAAATGAGTTCACCAAGTACAATGGACTCCAGAACGAGTTCGATTCGACGGCCATTTATGCCATTGCGATGCCCTGGCTGCGATCCTGGCAGCAGTTTTCGCGCGGAAAGACCCACAAGGAGCCGGGACCGATCACCAACGAGGGCATAGCCGCTCCTTCTGAGAATAGTGCCCTGAACGGGAACGCCACCGTTAGTTGTGTGCGTTTAGGGTCCGATTACGCCCAACTCAATGCCAGACTGTGGCGATTCCTGCATAGCATTTACGGCGGTGGCCCGGAAATAATGTTGCGGCAAGCCATTTCGGACGACGACGATGCCGAGGAGATCGAGATCATTGATCAGGACGATGAGTGCGATGACGATGAAGACGATCacgaggatgaggaggagAACGAGGAAGAGGACATTTCTGCCACCGCCTATCAGCACAATCATTCCGATACCGAGAGCAATTTCGGTTGCCGCTCAACACCAAGTCCAAGTTTGAGTCGCAGTCCCAGTCCAACGGCCAAGCGTGAGCCCATGGAGGCGGAGTCGGAACTCCGGCCCGTCAGTCCCAACTCTAAGCGCGGCCGTTCCAAGATGAAGGTAACCGCCCTGCGCTTGAATATGCGTAAGCGGGGCAAGCGGAATCGCAATGCCTTCAAGCAGCATGCCGAGATGTTCGGAGCCAAAG gaAATTACAACGCCAACACCAATGCCGACATGCCAGCGACAGATCATACGGATAGGGAGAAGGAGAAGGGCAAG CGACAATTTCCAGGTGAACGGTGTCCACGAAAACAAGGTGCGCGACAAGGGCAAGCGGCGTGGCAACAGTTCCCGTAg
- the LOC6496324 gene encoding ubiquitin carboxyl-terminal hydrolase 33 isoform X2: protein MSLSPNPLQNSPHVEHNDKGHKMANGHTMSQEPSRRSSRCHDQLFSGSLNSLARKDDGSSSGSDGCGDDTIGSGTGLVGLQNIANTCYMNSALQALSNLPPMTHFFINCSELVEYIADQSARRCKPAGLAKSYRRLMQDIWQDIEDRKDFIAPRGILYGIRSVHPMFRGYQQHDTQEFLRCFMDQLHEELTEQVSLLPQPHSQAQKPNETDEDNEEEAAGASHTPASESEYDTCESSMSDRSAEVLLKTEYFVTPCRTQSSSSALPDAHQVHLPQVQTQQQQQNTSASSDQKPVESARSIISDVFDGKLLSSVQCLTCDRVSTREETFQDLSLPIPNRDFLNVLHQTHSLSVQSLNAAETSARSNEGWLAWMWNVLRSWIYGPSVTLYDCMASFFSADELKGDNMYSCERCNKLRTGIKYSRVLTLPEVLCIHLKRFRHDLSYSSKISSDVYFPLEGFDMRPYIHKDCKSQVPLYNLSSVICHHGTVGGGHYTCYARNVLNGRWYEFDDQFVTEVSPETVATCQAYVLFYQKHNPQMKIVREQAMSLSTSHPLCESDIQFYVTREWLSRLATFAEPGPINNQDMLCPHGGILHSKAAMISQIAVPISQPLWDYLYRNFGGGPAVNIIFECEICKRAAETLARRQQYELNEFTKYNGLQNEFDSTAIYAIAMPWLRSWQQFSRGKTHKEPGPITNEGIAAPSENSALNGNATVSCVRLGSDYAQLNARLWRFLHSIYGGGPEIMLRQAISDDDDAEEIEIIDQDDECDDDEDDHEDEEENEEEDISATAYQHNHSDTESNFGCRSTPSPSLSRSPSPTAKREPMEAESELRPVSPNSKRGRSKMKVTALRLNMRKRGKRNRNAFKQHAEMFGAKGNYNANTNADMPATDHTDREKEKGKVNGVHENKVRDKGKRRGNSSRSGSSSSNSNNNNKENVTLQKFVTLREANGPSDETDI, encoded by the exons ATGAGTTTGAGTCCCAACCCACTGCAAAATAGTCCCCATGTAGAGCACAACGATAAAGGCCACAAG ATGGCCAACGGTCACACGATGTCGCAGGAGCCCAGTCGCAGGAGCAGCCGATGCCACGATCAACTCTTTAGCGGATCACTCAACTCGCTGGCCAGAAAGGATGAcggcagcagcagtggcagcgATGGATGTGGAGATGATACCATTGGCTCTGGCACAGGACTTGTCGGTCTGCAGAATATTGCCAATACTTGTTATATGAACTCGGCGCTACAGGCTCTGAGCAATCTGCCTCCCATGACGCATTTCTTTATCAACTGCAGTGAGCTGGTGGAGTACATAGCGGACCAGAGCGCCCGACGCTGTAAGCCCGCCGGACTGGCCAAGAGCTATCGCCGCCTAATGCAGGACATCTGGCAggatatagaagatcgtaaaG ATTTCATTGCTCCTCGTGGCATTCTGTACGGCATCAGGTCAGTCCATCCAATGTTTAGGGGCTATCAGCAACACGATACGCAGGAATTCCTGCGCTGCTTCATGGACCAACTACATGAGGAGCTTACCGAGCAGGTCTCTCTGTTACCACAGCCTCATAGCCAGGCACAGAAACCAAATGAAACGGATGAAGATAATGAGGAGGAGGCGGCTGGTGCCTCGCATACTCCTGCGTCCGAGAGCGAATACGACACGTGCGAGAGCAGCATGTCAGACCGATCCGCAGAGGTGCTTCTTAAGACCGAGTACTTTGTGACACCCTGTCGAACACAAAGCTCCAGTAGCGCCTTGCCAGATGCGCACCAGGTGCACCTGCCACAGGTACaaacacagcagcagcagcaaaacaCATCTGCGTCATCAGACCAGAAGCCTGTGGAATCTGCTCGCTCTATAATTAGCGATGTTTTCGATGGAAAACTTCTGTCCTCGGTACAGTGCTTGACCTGCGATCGTGTCTCAACGCGGGAGGAAACATTCCAGGATCTGTCCCTACCCATTCCCAACCGCGACTTTCTCAACGTTTTGCACCAGACGCACAGCCTGAGTGTCCAGAGCCTGAACGCCGCCGAAACGTCAGCCAGAAGCAATGAGGGGTGGCTAGCGTGGATGTGGAACGTACTGCGTTCCTGGATCTATGGACCTTCGGTAACGCTTTACGATTGTATGGCCAGCTTCTTTAGTGCGGATGAATTGAAGGGCGATAATATGTATAG cTGCGAACGTTGCAACAAGCTGCGCACCGGCATCAAATATTCCCGGGTTCTCACATTACCCGAGGTTTTGTGCATCCACCTTAAACGCTTTCGCCACGACCTCTCCTACAGTTCCAAGATTTCGTCCGATGTCTACTTTCCATTGGAGGGCTTCGATATGCGTCCGTATATCCACAAAGATTGCAAAAGCCAGGTGCCCCTCTACAACCTATCCTCGGTGATCTGCCACCATGGCACCGTGGGTGGTGGCCATTACACTTGCTATGCTCGCAATGTGCTGAATGGTCGATGGTACGAGTTCGACGACCAGTTTGTGACGGAAGTATCCCCCGAAACGGTTGCCACGTGCCAGGCATATGTACTTTTCTACCAGAAGCACAATCCCCAGATGAAGATCGTGCGAGAGCAGGCAATGAGCTTGTCCACTTCGCATCCGCTCTGCGAGTCAGACATCCAGTTTTATGTTACGCGGGAGTGGCTTTCCCGACTTGCGACATTCGCTGAACCGGGTCCGATTAATAACCAGGACATGCTCTGTCCACATGGCGGCATTCTGCATTCCAAGGCGGCCATGATTAGCCAAATTGCGGTGCCGATTTCCCAACCGCTGTGGGACTACCTGTACCGCAATTTCGGCGGTGGACCGGCGGTGAATATCATTTTCGAGTGCGAGATCTGCAAGCGAGCGGCGGAAACGCTTGCCCGACGCCAGCAGTACGAGCTAAATGAGTTCACCAAGTACAATGGACTCCAGAACGAGTTCGATTCGACGGCCATTTATGCCATTGCGATGCCCTGGCTGCGATCCTGGCAGCAGTTTTCGCGCGGAAAGACCCACAAGGAGCCGGGACCGATCACCAACGAGGGCATAGCCGCTCCTTCTGAGAATAGTGCCCTGAACGGGAACGCCACCGTTAGTTGTGTGCGTTTAGGGTCCGATTACGCCCAACTCAATGCCAGACTGTGGCGATTCCTGCATAGCATTTACGGCGGTGGCCCGGAAATAATGTTGCGGCAAGCCATTTCGGACGACGACGATGCCGAGGAGATCGAGATCATTGATCAGGACGATGAGTGCGATGACGATGAAGACGATCacgaggatgaggaggagAACGAGGAAGAGGACATTTCTGCCACCGCCTATCAGCACAATCATTCCGATACCGAGAGCAATTTCGGTTGCCGCTCAACACCAAGTCCAAGTTTGAGTCGCAGTCCCAGTCCAACGGCCAAGCGTGAGCCCATGGAGGCGGAGTCGGAACTCCGGCCCGTCAGTCCCAACTCTAAGCGCGGCCGTTCCAAGATGAAGGTAACCGCCCTGCGCTTGAATATGCGTAAGCGGGGCAAGCGGAATCGCAATGCCTTCAAGCAGCATGCCGAGATGTTCGGAGCCAAAG gaAATTACAACGCCAACACCAATGCCGACATGCCAGCGACAGATCATACGGATAGGGAGAAGGAGAAGGGCAAG GTGAACGGTGTCCACGAAAACAAGGTGCGCGACAAGGGCAAGCGGCGTGGCAACAGTTCCCGTAgtggcagtagcagtagcaacagcaataacaacaacaaagagAACGTCACGCTGCAAAAGTTTGTGACCCTGCGAGAGGCCAATGGGCCGAGTGACGAGACTGATATTTGA
- the LOC6496324 gene encoding ubiquitin carboxyl-terminal hydrolase 33 isoform X1 encodes MSLSPNPLQNSPHVEHNDKGHKMANGHTMSQEPSRRSSRCHDQLFSGSLNSLARKDDGSSSGSDGCGDDTIGSGTGLVGLQNIANTCYMNSALQALSNLPPMTHFFINCSELVEYIADQSARRCKPAGLAKSYRRLMQDIWQDIEDRKDFIAPRGILYGIRSVHPMFRGYQQHDTQEFLRCFMDQLHEELTEQVSLLPQPHSQAQKPNETDEDNEEEAAGASHTPASESEYDTCESSMSDRSAEVLLKTEYFVTPCRTQSSSSALPDAHQVHLPQVQTQQQQQNTSASSDQKPVESARSIISDVFDGKLLSSVQCLTCDRVSTREETFQDLSLPIPNRDFLNVLHQTHSLSVQSLNAAETSARSNEGWLAWMWNVLRSWIYGPSVTLYDCMASFFSADELKGDNMYSCERCNKLRTGIKYSRVLTLPEVLCIHLKRFRHDLSYSSKISSDVYFPLEGFDMRPYIHKDCKSQVPLYNLSSVICHHGTVGGGHYTCYARNVLNGRWYEFDDQFVTEVSPETVATCQAYVLFYQKHNPQMKIVREQAMSLSTSHPLCESDIQFYVTREWLSRLATFAEPGPINNQDMLCPHGGILHSKAAMISQIAVPISQPLWDYLYRNFGGGPAVNIIFECEICKRAAETLARRQQYELNEFTKYNGLQNEFDSTAIYAIAMPWLRSWQQFSRGKTHKEPGPITNEGIAAPSENSALNGNATVSCVRLGSDYAQLNARLWRFLHSIYGGGPEIMLRQAISDDDDAEEIEIIDQDDECDDDEDDHEDEEENEEEDISATAYQHNHSDTESNFGCRSTPSPSLSRSPSPTAKREPMEAESELRPVSPNSKRGRSKMKVTALRLNMRKRGKRNRNAFKQHAEMFGAKGNYNANTNADMPATDHTDREKEKGKVRERTVAFQNDYSLPISISFQSDNFQVNGVHENKVRDKGKRRGNSSRSGSSSSNSNNNNKENVTLQKFVTLREANGPSDETDI; translated from the exons ATGAGTTTGAGTCCCAACCCACTGCAAAATAGTCCCCATGTAGAGCACAACGATAAAGGCCACAAG ATGGCCAACGGTCACACGATGTCGCAGGAGCCCAGTCGCAGGAGCAGCCGATGCCACGATCAACTCTTTAGCGGATCACTCAACTCGCTGGCCAGAAAGGATGAcggcagcagcagtggcagcgATGGATGTGGAGATGATACCATTGGCTCTGGCACAGGACTTGTCGGTCTGCAGAATATTGCCAATACTTGTTATATGAACTCGGCGCTACAGGCTCTGAGCAATCTGCCTCCCATGACGCATTTCTTTATCAACTGCAGTGAGCTGGTGGAGTACATAGCGGACCAGAGCGCCCGACGCTGTAAGCCCGCCGGACTGGCCAAGAGCTATCGCCGCCTAATGCAGGACATCTGGCAggatatagaagatcgtaaaG ATTTCATTGCTCCTCGTGGCATTCTGTACGGCATCAGGTCAGTCCATCCAATGTTTAGGGGCTATCAGCAACACGATACGCAGGAATTCCTGCGCTGCTTCATGGACCAACTACATGAGGAGCTTACCGAGCAGGTCTCTCTGTTACCACAGCCTCATAGCCAGGCACAGAAACCAAATGAAACGGATGAAGATAATGAGGAGGAGGCGGCTGGTGCCTCGCATACTCCTGCGTCCGAGAGCGAATACGACACGTGCGAGAGCAGCATGTCAGACCGATCCGCAGAGGTGCTTCTTAAGACCGAGTACTTTGTGACACCCTGTCGAACACAAAGCTCCAGTAGCGCCTTGCCAGATGCGCACCAGGTGCACCTGCCACAGGTACaaacacagcagcagcagcaaaacaCATCTGCGTCATCAGACCAGAAGCCTGTGGAATCTGCTCGCTCTATAATTAGCGATGTTTTCGATGGAAAACTTCTGTCCTCGGTACAGTGCTTGACCTGCGATCGTGTCTCAACGCGGGAGGAAACATTCCAGGATCTGTCCCTACCCATTCCCAACCGCGACTTTCTCAACGTTTTGCACCAGACGCACAGCCTGAGTGTCCAGAGCCTGAACGCCGCCGAAACGTCAGCCAGAAGCAATGAGGGGTGGCTAGCGTGGATGTGGAACGTACTGCGTTCCTGGATCTATGGACCTTCGGTAACGCTTTACGATTGTATGGCCAGCTTCTTTAGTGCGGATGAATTGAAGGGCGATAATATGTATAG cTGCGAACGTTGCAACAAGCTGCGCACCGGCATCAAATATTCCCGGGTTCTCACATTACCCGAGGTTTTGTGCATCCACCTTAAACGCTTTCGCCACGACCTCTCCTACAGTTCCAAGATTTCGTCCGATGTCTACTTTCCATTGGAGGGCTTCGATATGCGTCCGTATATCCACAAAGATTGCAAAAGCCAGGTGCCCCTCTACAACCTATCCTCGGTGATCTGCCACCATGGCACCGTGGGTGGTGGCCATTACACTTGCTATGCTCGCAATGTGCTGAATGGTCGATGGTACGAGTTCGACGACCAGTTTGTGACGGAAGTATCCCCCGAAACGGTTGCCACGTGCCAGGCATATGTACTTTTCTACCAGAAGCACAATCCCCAGATGAAGATCGTGCGAGAGCAGGCAATGAGCTTGTCCACTTCGCATCCGCTCTGCGAGTCAGACATCCAGTTTTATGTTACGCGGGAGTGGCTTTCCCGACTTGCGACATTCGCTGAACCGGGTCCGATTAATAACCAGGACATGCTCTGTCCACATGGCGGCATTCTGCATTCCAAGGCGGCCATGATTAGCCAAATTGCGGTGCCGATTTCCCAACCGCTGTGGGACTACCTGTACCGCAATTTCGGCGGTGGACCGGCGGTGAATATCATTTTCGAGTGCGAGATCTGCAAGCGAGCGGCGGAAACGCTTGCCCGACGCCAGCAGTACGAGCTAAATGAGTTCACCAAGTACAATGGACTCCAGAACGAGTTCGATTCGACGGCCATTTATGCCATTGCGATGCCCTGGCTGCGATCCTGGCAGCAGTTTTCGCGCGGAAAGACCCACAAGGAGCCGGGACCGATCACCAACGAGGGCATAGCCGCTCCTTCTGAGAATAGTGCCCTGAACGGGAACGCCACCGTTAGTTGTGTGCGTTTAGGGTCCGATTACGCCCAACTCAATGCCAGACTGTGGCGATTCCTGCATAGCATTTACGGCGGTGGCCCGGAAATAATGTTGCGGCAAGCCATTTCGGACGACGACGATGCCGAGGAGATCGAGATCATTGATCAGGACGATGAGTGCGATGACGATGAAGACGATCacgaggatgaggaggagAACGAGGAAGAGGACATTTCTGCCACCGCCTATCAGCACAATCATTCCGATACCGAGAGCAATTTCGGTTGCCGCTCAACACCAAGTCCAAGTTTGAGTCGCAGTCCCAGTCCAACGGCCAAGCGTGAGCCCATGGAGGCGGAGTCGGAACTCCGGCCCGTCAGTCCCAACTCTAAGCGCGGCCGTTCCAAGATGAAGGTAACCGCCCTGCGCTTGAATATGCGTAAGCGGGGCAAGCGGAATCGCAATGCCTTCAAGCAGCATGCCGAGATGTTCGGAGCCAAAG gaAATTACAACGCCAACACCAATGCCGACATGCCAGCGACAGATCATACGGATAGGGAGAAGGAGAAGGGCAAGGTACGGGAGCGAACTGTTGCATTTCAGAACGATTACAGTCTACCCATTTCAATATCATTCCAAAGCGACAATTTCCAGGTGAACGGTGTCCACGAAAACAAGGTGCGCGACAAGGGCAAGCGGCGTGGCAACAGTTCCCGTAgtggcagtagcagtagcaacagcaataacaacaacaaagagAACGTCACGCTGCAAAAGTTTGTGACCCTGCGAGAGGCCAATGGGCCGAGTGACGAGACTGATATTTGA
- the LOC6496325 gene encoding SET domain-containing protein SmydA-8, with protein sequence MSPNPCHVCQEPTKTKCSNCNQVSYCSVQHQKQDWKAHKTNCHPFKIAHSEQLGRHLVATRTIKPYEIILREAPLVRGPAQISAPVCMGCLNSIEAEDHIDCEQCGWPLCGPECKSLEEHQAECKLTKDRGQKVNVNEFNGPHPLYTCVSTVRCLLIGETSPEKAAKFQELESLESTRRGSNQWKADLASIGQFIPKFFKTQKFTEEQIMRAVGALQINGHEIPTSDPPHVGVFYTASFTENSCLPNLAKSFNKNGHCILWAPQEIKKNAHLSICYSDAMWGTADRQRHLMQTKLFKCACARCADVTELDTFYSALKCEDRQCGGLMLPSKSDEWNGSWRCRECHKQVQKHYVEGILERAGKDIQSMEKTAENGLKYLKHYEKWLPPQHFHMSEIKILLVQLLAKDQQELMVVSDEKLQLKLKFAEELVQLYEKIAPCEVRTLGTLCFELHSAIAEQTRRVALETSLSPKERLDESLHYVDKCVNYLQYESDIFVEGHILKQAKINRDALRMVVRIS encoded by the exons ATGAGTCCCAATCCCTGCCATGTGTGCCAGGAGCCCACCAAGACCAAGTGCTCCAACTGCAACCAGGTGTCCTACTGCAGTGTTCAGCACCAGAAACAGGACTGGAAGGCGCACAAGACCAACTGTCATCCATTCAAG ATCGCCCACAGCGAGCAACTTGGCCGGCACCTGGTGGCCACCCGCACCATCAAACCGTATGAGATTATACTCCGGGAGGCGCCCCTGGTCAGGGGTCCTGCTCAGATCTCGGCGCCCGTTTGCATGGGCTGCCTGAACAGCATCGAGGCGGAGGATCATATAGACTGCGAACAGTGCGGTTGGCCGCTCTGCGGGCCGGAGTGCAAGTCGCTGGAGGAGCACCAGGCGGAATGCAAGCTCACTAAGGACCGTGGTCAGAAGGTCAATGTTAACGAGTTCAATGGCCCCCATCCCCTCTACACCTGTGTCAGCACTGTCAGGTGTCTCCTGATTGGCGAAACCAGTCCGGAGAAGGCAGCCAAGTTCCAGGAGCTCGAGTCGCTGGAATCCACCCGTCGGGGATCCAACCAATGGAAAGCGGATCTGGCCAGTATTGGGCAGTTTATCCCCAA ATtcttcaaaacccaaaagtttACTGAGGAGCAGATCATGAGAGCTGTGGGAGCTTTGCAAATCAATGGACATGAGATACCCACCTCAG aTCCTCCGCATGTGGGTGTTTTTTATACGGCTTCCTTTACGGAGAACTCCTGCCTGCCGAACTTGGCCAAGAGCTTCAACAAGAATGGTCACTGCATTTTATGGGCACCGCAGGAAATCAAGAAGAACGCCCATCTAAGCATTTGCTACTCGGATGCCATGTGGGGCACCGCCGATCGCCAGAGGCACTTGATGCAGACGAAGCTCTTCAAGTGCGCCTGTGCCAGATGTGCGGATGTCACCGAACTGGACACCTTCTACAGTGCCTTGAAGTGCGAGGATCGGCAGTGTGGTGGCTTGATGCTGCCCAGCAAATCGGATGAGTGGAATGGTAGCTGGCG TTGTCGGGAGTGTCACAAGCAGGTGCAGAAGCACTATGTGGAGGGGATTTTGGAGCGTGCAGGCAAGGATATTCAGAGCATGGAAAAGACGGCCGAAAATGGGTTAAA ATACCTCAAGCATTATGAGAAGTGGCTGCCACCCCAGCATTTCCACATGAGCGAAATCAAAATTCTTCTCGTCCAACTCCTGGCCAAGGATCAGCAGGAGCTGATGGTGGTCTCGGATGAAAAGCTCCAGCTCAAACTAAAGTTTGCCGAGGAACTAGTCCAGTTGTACGAGAAAATTGCGCCAT GTGAGGTTCGTACGCTCGGCACTCTCTGCTTCGAACTGCACTCGGCTATTGCCGAACAGACCCGGCGTGTGGCTCTGGAGACCAGTTTGTCGCCCAAGGAGCGGCTGGACGAGTCCCTGCACTACGTGGATAAGTGCGTC